From the genome of Halorussus caseinilyticus, one region includes:
- a CDS encoding S66 family peptidase, with amino-acid sequence MSEFVVPPSLERGDEVAIVAPGSNRATDYPHVYDLGLERLREVFDLEPVEYPTATKDSDYLYDHPEERAQDVMDAFADPDISGVVTVIGGYEQVRILKHLDPEVLRENPTRFYGISDNTNLACYLWNLGIVSFYGGTVMTDLAMQGSMHDYTVEYLETAFFADDLDAFGEVRPAKRFTDDDLDWDDPENLDRHREMEPAPGREFRGPETTVSGRTWGGCVATLDMQLRTDRYLPADEDLDGRILLLETSEELPSAMDVRQFLVGMGERGLLERFAGVLVGRAKARNLFEDPGTEGRTEYRDRQREAIAEVVGEYNPDAPVVFDVEFGHTAPAVPVPVGGRVEIDPERERIAFE; translated from the coding sequence ATGAGCGAGTTCGTCGTCCCGCCCTCCCTCGAACGCGGGGACGAGGTGGCAATCGTCGCGCCCGGTTCCAACCGAGCGACCGACTACCCGCACGTCTACGACCTCGGACTGGAGCGCCTGCGGGAGGTATTCGACCTCGAACCCGTCGAGTACCCGACCGCGACGAAGGACAGCGACTACCTCTACGACCACCCCGAAGAGCGCGCGCAGGACGTGATGGACGCGTTCGCCGACCCCGACATCTCCGGCGTCGTGACCGTCATCGGGGGCTACGAGCAAGTCCGCATCCTGAAGCATCTCGACCCCGAGGTACTGCGCGAGAACCCGACCAGATTCTACGGTATCAGCGACAACACCAACCTCGCGTGCTACCTCTGGAACCTCGGAATCGTCTCGTTCTACGGCGGGACGGTGATGACCGACCTCGCCATGCAGGGGTCGATGCACGACTACACCGTCGAGTACCTCGAAACGGCGTTCTTCGCCGACGACCTCGACGCGTTCGGCGAGGTTCGCCCGGCCAAGCGGTTCACCGACGATGACTTGGACTGGGACGACCCCGAGAATCTGGACCGCCACCGCGAGATGGAACCCGCGCCGGGGCGGGAGTTTCGCGGGCCGGAGACGACAGTCTCCGGCCGGACGTGGGGCGGGTGTGTGGCCACGCTCGACATGCAGTTGCGGACCGACCGCTACCTCCCGGCCGACGAGGACTTGGACGGGCGAATCCTCCTGCTGGAAACCTCGGAGGAACTCCCCTCGGCGATGGACGTTCGGCAGTTCCTCGTCGGGATGGGCGAACGCGGCCTGCTCGAACGGTTCGCGGGCGTCCTCGTGGGTCGGGCGAAGGCCCGCAACCTCTTCGAGGACCCCGGAACCGAGGGCCGCACCGAGTACCGCGACCGACAGCGAGAGGCGATTGCAGAGGTCGTCGGCGAATACAACCCGGACGCGCCGGTGGTCTTCGACGTGGAGTTCGGTCACACCGCGCCCGCCGTTCCGGTCCCCGTGGGCGGTCGGGTCGAAATTGACCCCGAGCGCGAGCGAATCGCGTTCGAGTAG